From the Candidatus Paceibacterota bacterium genome, one window contains:
- the rpmH gene encoding 50S ribosomal protein L34 translates to MSITYNPKKRKRKKAHGFRARQETKTGKRVIKSRRQKGRKKITV, encoded by the coding sequence ATGTCTATTACCTATAATCCCAAAAAGAGAAAAAGAAAAAAAGCCCATGGATTCAGAGCAAGGCAGGAAACAAAAACAGGAAAAAGAGTTATAAAAAGCAGAAGGCAAAAAGGAAGAAAGAAAATAACGGTTTAA
- the rnpA gene encoding ribonuclease P protein component, producing MLSKGNRLKKKEDFKLVFNKGKKIKGIFLYLKAVQNGLGESRFGIIISKKVDKKATVRNLIKRRTRAVIKENLPKIKTNIDCIVFFISLPENFISLKKDIEECFEKLKLYV from the coding sequence ATGCTTTCTAAGGGAAACCGCCTTAAAAAAAAGGAGGATTTTAAGCTTGTTTTTAATAAAGGAAAAAAAATTAAAGGGATTTTTCTTTATTTAAAAGCCGTCCAAAATGGGCTTGGAGAAAGCAGGTTTGGAATTATTATCAGTAAAAAAGTTGATAAAAAAGCGACAGTTCGTAATTTGATAAAAAGAAGGACAAGGGCTGTTATAAAAGAAAATTTACCAAAAATCAAAACAAACATTGACTGTATTGTTTTTTTTATTTCTCTTCCGGAAAACTTTATTTCACTAAAAAAAGATATAGAAGAATGTTTTGAAAAATTAAAACTCTATGTTTAA
- the yidD gene encoding membrane protein insertion efficiency factor YidD yields the protein MFKKSILFLISFYHFSVSPFLGKNCRFYPSCSDYTYKAVEKYGSLKGIFLGTKRILKCHPFNKGGVDIP from the coding sequence ATGTTTAAAAAAAGTATTCTTTTTCTTATTTCTTTCTATCATTTTTCTGTTTCCCCATTTTTAGGAAAAAATTGTAGGTTTTATCCAAGTTGTTCTGATTATACTTATAAGGCAGTTGAAAAATACGGGTCCTTAAAAGGCATATTTTTAGGAACTAAAAGAATTTTAAAATGCCATCCTTTTAATAAAGGAGGAGTTGATATTCCTTAA
- a CDS encoding YidC/Oxa1 family membrane protein insertase: MIEIIKIAFESFFYKPLFNGLIFIYYYIPGGDLGITIILFTLIIKTILYPLGAKAIKSQKSLNKLSPKIKEIQEKYKNDKEKQTKEIMEFYKKEKINPFSGCLPLLIQLPILLALFRIFKDGFGMEQMNLLYAVTPHPEEIFTVFLKLVDLANPNLFFAILAGVSLFFQMKISIPKIKNKNKGDLKSDIQVVMQKQMQYFLPFFIVIILLQLPSALGLYWIVSTLFAIGQHYIINKNDVLSSLERQN, from the coding sequence ATGATTGAAATTATTAAAATAGCTTTTGAATCTTTTTTTTATAAACCGCTGTTTAACGGCCTTATTTTTATTTATTATTACATTCCAGGAGGAGATCTTGGAATTACAATTATATTATTTACCCTTATTATAAAAACAATTCTTTATCCTTTAGGAGCAAAAGCAATAAAATCACAAAAATCATTAAATAAATTATCTCCAAAAATAAAAGAAATCCAGGAAAAATATAAAAATGACAAAGAAAAACAAACTAAAGAGATAATGGAATTTTATAAAAAAGAGAAAATAAATCCTTTTTCAGGTTGTCTTCCCTTGTTAATCCAGCTTCCTATTTTGCTTGCTCTTTTTAGAATTTTTAAGGATGGTTTTGGGATGGAACAAATGAATCTTCTATACGCAGTTACTCCTCATCCTGAAGAAATATTTACAGTTTTTCTAAAATTAGTAGATCTTGCGAACCCTAATTTATTTTTTGCCATTTTAGCCGGCGTTTCTTTATTTTTTCAAATGAAGATAAGTATTCCAAAAATAAAGAATAAAAATAAAGGGGATTTAAAAAGCGACATACAGGTTGTTATGCAAAAACAGATGCAGTATTTTTTGCCTTTTTTCATCGTGATTATTCTTCTTCAGCTTCCTTCGGCATTAGGCCTTTATTGGATAGTTTCAACTCTTTTTGCCATAGGACAGCACTATATAATAAATAAAAACGATGTTCTTTCTTCTTTAGAAAGACAAAACTAA
- a CDS encoding pilin — MLKKIKKQRKAILLISLFFLFFAFNKALGRNLEISYPGSGFSTIATPINVYVRYIFGFLTTTVGVIALLFLILGGLNYLASAGNPEEVSKAKKRIFSALLGLLITLGSFLILWNINYSFTVLQEPTLNPVPEARVILKNEIYSPILFCEEEIDDINILAQNIDDTTDIAALFETINNVKEHCVFIELFENFTVPSEWREPEIIYILPDLEKTPNQKIYYGAYFLELRDGELGYGQVVYNLTDEVKMITPMDPPIYYAAAFATRSWGDSSYEFPRSVKLHKYIDREKNLRNQLEKDPEDCGLSGDSTCYGPFSTEEVIEGEEEEEEEIIERPIREFFLKKNLTISSATVIPENLPIIVFFYPYNCGTEEEDGGETVWIKPSFDNGKSCSVRGITSSINKFQDSKITTRPMGVIVIAGSFGTR, encoded by the coding sequence ATGTTAAAAAAGATAAAAAAACAAAGAAAGGCAATCTTGTTAATATCTCTCTTTTTTCTTTTTTTTGCCTTCAATAAGGCGCTGGGAAGAAACTTAGAGATATCTTATCCAGGTTCCGGCTTTTCTACGATAGCAACACCTATCAACGTCTATGTAAGGTATATATTCGGCTTTCTTACGACAACAGTGGGAGTAATCGCTCTTTTATTCCTTATCTTGGGAGGATTAAATTATCTTGCTTCAGCTGGCAATCCCGAAGAAGTAAGCAAAGCAAAAAAGAGGATATTTTCAGCGCTTTTGGGGCTTTTAATCACTTTAGGGTCGTTTTTGATTTTGTGGAATATAAATTATTCTTTCACGGTTTTGCAAGAACCAACTCTAAATCCTGTACCGGAAGCCCGTGTTATTCTTAAAAATGAAATTTATTCTCCTATTTTGTTTTGTGAAGAAGAAATAGATGATATAAATATTCTTGCTCAAAATATTGACGACACTACGGATATTGCCGCTCTTTTTGAAACAATAAACAATGTTAAGGAACACTGCGTTTTTATAGAATTATTTGAAAATTTTACAGTTCCTTCAGAGTGGAGGGAACCGGAAATAATATATATTCTTCCAGATCTTGAAAAAACTCCAAATCAAAAAATTTACTACGGAGCATATTTTCTCGAACTTAGAGATGGAGAACTCGGATACGGACAAGTTGTTTATAATCTCACAGATGAAGTTAAAATGATTACGCCAATGGATCCTCCTATATATTATGCCGCTGCTTTTGCAACTCGCTCGTGGGGAGATTCTTCTTATGAATTTCCCCGAAGCGTTAAATTGCATAAATATATCGACAGAGAAAAAAATCTCAGAAATCAACTAGAAAAAGATCCTGAAGATTGTGGACTGTCAGGCGATAGTACATGTTATGGTCCCTTTTCAACAGAAGAAGTAATAGAAGGAGAAGAAGAGGAGGAAGAAGAAATTATAGAAAGGCCTATAAGAGAATTCTTTTTAAAAAAGAATTTAACTATTTCATCGGCAACTGTTATCCCTGAGAACCTTCCTATTATTGTTTTCTTTTATCCTTATAATTGCGGAACCGAAGAAGAAGACGGAGGAGAAACTGTATGGATTAAACCTTCATTTGATAATGGAAAATCTTGCTCAGTGCGCGGAATTACTTCAAGTATTAATAAATTTCAAGACAGTAAAATAACTACTCGTCCAATGGGAGTAATAGTTATAGCCGGAAGTTTTGGAACTCGTTAG
- a CDS encoding pilin has product MLKKIKKQRKAILLISLFFLFFAFNKALGRNLEISYPGSGFSTIATPINVYVRYIFGFLTTTVGVIALLFLILGGLNYLASAGNPEEVSKAKKRIFSALLGLLITLGSFLILFRIYSPFVILDDIITTPISPIVDQLQSQSPIIFCNQEINDINSILSTSTPPQAQLDIINNVKNHCVFAGTGPIINRVWRTPSVIYIFPGIKGTRYGAVFYSKDYKKAQVVYNVEEEGEEIEVKKITPMELPIFFSYPFTMVKSGFDSYDFSREVKMYKYHSQKNNPLNRQLEEDEEDEEALFYKRIRSTERKPLDYFHWYSPNRILGSIDINDKYGYIPKTIVIFYIADTSEGPPKWDEGEYSEIAVFTGNYDNFNTTIMKKWGEESEPQCFEEDDEEERECSICSWIWTSEGKGRGTPGFFYWNRNIGGGICTSPCSTCGPPPVEDGEYEGECVWVSCLPDDTPRCSWESTGTGWVINTDNCSPASHLKCPEPDDTGEVIDGYTWMTCVSDEIETTIMPCAGGKLIIAGEFGIFK; this is encoded by the coding sequence ATGTTAAAAAAGATAAAAAAACAAAGAAAGGCAATCTTGTTAATATCTCTCTTTTTTCTTTTTTTTGCCTTCAATAAGGCGCTGGGAAGAAACTTAGAGATATCTTATCCAGGTTCCGGCTTTTCTACGATAGCAACACCTATCAACGTCTATGTAAGGTATATATTCGGCTTTCTTACGACAACAGTGGGAGTAATCGCTCTTTTATTCCTTATCTTGGGAGGATTAAATTATCTTGCTTCAGCTGGCAATCCCGAAGAAGTAAGCAAAGCAAAAAAGAGGATATTTTCAGCGCTTTTGGGGCTTTTAATCACTTTAGGGTCGTTTTTGATTTTGTTTAGAATATATTCTCCTTTTGTAATTTTAGATGATATTATAACCACTCCTATCTCTCCTATAGTAGATCAGCTTCAAAGCCAAAGCCCTATTATTTTTTGCAATCAGGAGATAAATGATATAAATTCCATTCTTTCTACGTCAACACCGCCCCAAGCTCAGCTTGATATAATAAATAATGTTAAAAATCATTGTGTGTTTGCGGGAACAGGCCCAATAATAAACAGAGTTTGGAGAACCCCTAGTGTTATATATATATTTCCAGGAATAAAAGGGACTCGTTATGGTGCTGTCTTTTACTCAAAAGATTACAAAAAAGCTCAGGTTGTTTATAATGTTGAAGAAGAAGGGGAAGAAATAGAAGTAAAAAAAATTACTCCTATGGAACTTCCTATATTCTTCAGCTATCCTTTTACTATGGTAAAAAGCGGCTTTGATTCTTATGATTTTTCTAGAGAAGTAAAAATGTATAAGTATCACAGCCAAAAAAATAATCCATTAAATAGACAACTAGAAGAAGACGAAGAAGATGAAGAAGCTCTTTTTTATAAAAGAATTCGCTCAACTGAAAGAAAACCTTTAGATTATTTCCATTGGTATTCTCCAAATAGAATACTTGGTTCAATAGATATTAACGATAAGTATGGATATATTCCTAAAACAATCGTAATTTTTTATATCGCTGACACATCGGAAGGGCCTCCAAAATGGGACGAGGGAGAATATTCAGAAATAGCTGTATTTACCGGAAATTATGACAATTTTAATACAACTATTATGAAAAAATGGGGAGAGGAAAGCGAACCCCAGTGTTTTGAAGAAGATGATGAAGAAGAAAGAGAATGTTCAATATGCTCATGGATCTGGACTTCCGAAGGAAAAGGAAGAGGGACACCAGGATTTTTCTATTGGAATAGGAATATAGGTGGAGGAATTTGTACATCGCCATGTAGTACCTGTGGACCCCCTCCTGTTGAGGATGGAGAATATGAAGGAGAATGTGTTTGGGTAAGTTGTCTTCCTGATGATACTCCCAGATGCTCTTGGGAATCAACAGGTACAGGATGGGTTATAAATACCGATAACTGTTCGCCAGCATCTCATTTAAAGTGCCCTGAGCCAGACGATACTGGAGAAGTAATAGATGGATATACATGGATGACTTGTGTTTCTGATGAAATAGAAACTACAATCATGCCATGTGCAGGAGGAAAATTAATTATTGCAGGAGAATTTGGGATATTTAAATAA